The following are encoded together in the Amphiura filiformis unplaced genomic scaffold, Afil_fr2py scaffold_71, whole genome shotgun sequence genome:
- the LOC140144681 gene encoding uncharacterized protein: MPKRDEDKKLLRFAEGHLNQRMENGKLKKRWVLFLGNPDEGHFQLKIYKTKKEKHTVEIQVVSKATYIGTEKGGIYSNKKNDIQTMYWAIILKRTTIIFQNLPEKDIKKDDEITPIDEWYDAMKKRFSMENWAVNPIRGVSGQADGAAVSLTLYITQHRVGLAMTIPPLKCCDYWDVVNIKDSKAHGNVLFLYIEDPSKQDLGALAYLEVQLRMPASGDAKRAKDVIDRLAAKSGSKSGRRNSSLSDQVSLQPPPTSERYQPSPTAPRRSSSQAEYMSESPGENDYGFGRAPDLGRGPLPPVPGKRVEETAYEANCNPYANPYDTATDPTETEYVKANCNPYANPYDTATDPPPPPPPRFIVDDEPNYMSNCDDNNGYLIATPKTINHYNTSLTPR, encoded by the exons CGATGGGTATTGTTCCTTGGAAATCCAGATGAAG GTCACTTTCAACTGAAAATATATAAGACAAAGAAGGAGAAGCATACTGTTGAAATTCAAGTCGTCTCAAAAGCGACCTACATTGGAACGGAGAAGGGTGGAATTTACAG TAACAAGAAAAACGACATACAAACCATGTACTGGGCTATCATACTGAAACGAACAACGATCATTTTCCAAAATTTACCAGAGAAAGATATTAAAAAAGATGATGAGATCACACCAATCGATGAGTGGTATGACGccatgaaaaaaaggttttcgaTGG AAAACTGGGCAGTGAATCCAATTCGTGGAGTCAGTGGTCAGGCTGATGGTGCGGCTGTTTCTTTGACGTTGTACATTACCCAGCACCGGGTAGGACTGGCTATGACGATCCCGCCTTTGAAGTGCTGTGACTACTGGGATGTGGTCAACATAAAAGACAGCAAAGCCCATGGCAACGTCTTGTTTCTCTACATCGAAGATCCTAGTAAACAGGATCTCGGAG CTTTAGCATATCTCGAGGTTCAATTACGGATGCCTGCTTCCGGAGATGCGAAGCGAGCTAAAGACGTCATTGACCGGCTAGCGGCCAAATCAGGGTCCAAATCAGGACGTCGTAATTCTTCTTTATCCGACCAGGTTTCACTTCAGCCACCGCCAACTTCAG AACGTTATCAACCCTCTCCAACGGCACCACGTAGAAGCAGCTCACAGGCAGAATACATGTCAGAGAGCCCCGGCGAAAATGATTATGGATTTGGTAGAGCCCCTGACCTAGGTAGAGGGCCATTACCACCTGTTCCAGGCAAACGTGTTGAAGAAACGGCATATGAAGCCAACTGCAACCCGTATGCCAATCCTTATGATACAGCAACGGATCCAACAGAAACGGAATATGTGAAAGCCAATTGCAACCCATATGCCAACCCTTATGATACAGCTACtgatccaccaccaccaccaccaccacggtTTATTGTTGATGATGAGCCAAACTATATGTCAAACTGTGATGACAACAACGGGTATCTCATAGCTACACCTAAGACGATCAATCACTATAATACATCTTTAACACCTAGATAA